CCTGCAAAAAAAAGTTCATCTAAATTTGAAAATTTGAGTGCTTTTTTTCCTGAAGCAGATAGTTTTGGAAACTCTAAAAGATTTTGTGCGATGAGGTCAGCGAGTTGTAAAATTGACTTCTCATATTCTCTATAATTTATATCAATTTTTGTTTGAGAAACTTGCTCTATTTTTCGCCAAATCTCAATTTCAGTTCTATATATTTTAAAAAGTTGCTGAAGGATTTTCTCAATTTTCATACTTTTGTCAAGTTTCTCAATTTCTAAAATTGCTCGAATTTCAGAATCACCTAAATTTCTTAAAAAAAATTCATTGAACTTATCTTCGTTTATATTTTCAACAACTTTAAAATTTGGCAAAATCTCAAAATAGTGAGAGAATCGCTTTAAAATTGAGTTTGAAAAACTGTCAATTGTTGAAATCTTTATTTCAGAATTTAGTAATTTTCGGAGAATCTCTTTTGATTTCTCTTCAATATTTTCAATATTTAAATCATTTTTAATTTTTTGGATTTCGCCACTCTCTATATTTTGCAAAGATGAAATCACTCTGTCATACATCTCTTTTGTGGCTTTTTTTGTAAAAGTGAGTGCAAAAATTCGTTCTGGTTTTACTCCTAAAAAAAGGAGCGACAAATATCGAGAAACAAGAGAAAAAGTTTTTCCACTCCCTGCATTTGCCTCTAAAACTAAATATTTATTCATCAAAAATCTCTTTTTTGCATTTTAGCAAAAGTTGAAAATTTAACTATTCTGTTAAAATTCTATTATAAGAATTTTTCTACATTTACTTAGGATATATAATGAAATTTGATGAAATTAAAGAGCTAATAAAAATTTTTGATGATAGTGGAATCACAGAAATTGACATTAAAGAGGGTGATTTTGAAATCCTTTTGAAAAAAGGCGGAAGTAATACAGCTGTTACAGAACAAGTTGTTGAGCAAGTCGCTGTTCCACAAATCCCGCAACCAACAGCACCAAAACAGGTTGAACATAAAAGTGCGGTAACTATGAATTCTCCGATGGTTGGAACTTTCTACTCTGCACCAGCTCCAAATGCACAACCATTTGTAAAAGCGGGAGACAAAGTTTCAAAAGGTCAAACAATTGCAATTTTAGAAGCAATGAAAATTATGAACGAATGGGAATCAGATTTTGATTGTAAAATCGTAAAAGTTCTTGTTGAAGATGGACAGCCTGTTGAGTATGGTTCTCCAATCTTTGAAGTTGAAAGAATTTGATGAAAAAAGAGTTAAAAAGAATTCTTATAGCAAATCGGGGTGAAATTGTTACTCGAGCTATCAGAACAATTAAGGAGATGGGGAAAGAGGCAATTGTTGTCTATTCCACAGCGGACAAAGAGGCATCGTATGTCAAAATGGCAGATATGGCAATTTGTATCGGTTCAGAAAAGAGTGCGGATAGCTATTTAAATATTCCTGCAATTATTTCGGCTGCTGAAATTACGGAAGCTGATGCAATTTTCCCTGGATACGGGTTTTTAAGCGAAAACCAATCTTTTGCGGAAATTTGCACACATCACGATATTAAATTTATTGGTCCAAAACCTGAAACAATGGTAATGATGAGCGATAAAAGTAAAGCAAAAGATGTGATGAAAGAGGCTGGAGTTCCTGTTGTTCAAGGTTCTGAAGGTGCTTTAAAAGGTGTTTCTGATGCTAAAAAAACAGCAAAAGAGATTGGATATCCTGTAATTGTAAAAGCTTCTGCTGGTGGTGGTGGTCGTGGAATGCGAGTTGTTGAGCGGGAATCCGATATGGAAAAACTATTTCTATCGGCTGAAAGTGAGGCACTGAATGCATTTGGTGATGGCACAATTTACATGGAAAAATATATCAAAAATCCGCGACACATTGAAGTTCAAGTTGTAGCAGATTCTCACGGAAATGTTTTACATGTTGGTGAAAGAGATTGTTCGCTACAAAGACGACACCAAAAACTTATTGAAGAGACTCCTGCGATGATTTTGAACGATGAGGTCAGAAAAAGACTTCACGAGTCGGCAGTTCGTGCAACTAGATATATAAAATATGAGGGTGCTGGAACTTTTGAGTATCTTGTTGATGCGGACTTGAATTTCTATTTCATGGAGATGAATACTCGGTTACAAGTTGAGCATACTGTTAGTGAAATGGTTAGTGATTTGGACCTCATCGAGCAAATGATACGAGTTGCTGAAGGTGAAACACTCCCAAAACAGAGTGAAATCGAATTAAAAGGTCATTCAATCGAGTGCCGAATTACTGCGGAAGATCCAAAAAATTTCATGCCTTCTCCAGGTCGAATTCAAAAATGGATTGCTCCAGGTGGAAAAGATGTCCGAATTGATACTCATGTTCATTGTGATTATGTTGTTCCTCCTCACTACGATTCAATGATTGGAAAACTTATCGTTTATGCAAAAGACCGAAACAGTGCAATTGCAAAAATGAAACGGGCTTTAAGCGAATTCCAAGTTGCGGGAATTAAAACAACAATTGATTTTCACAGCGAAATGATGAATAATGAAGATTTTATAAACAATAATTTCGATACAAAATATCTTGAAAAAAAGATGTAAAAAATTCCCCTTTTTGGGGAGAAAGACTATTTCAACTTCTCTATTTCTGTATAGACTTTTTCAATAATCCAATCTGGAGTTGAAGCTCCTGCCGTAATTCCGCACAACTTTTTATTTTTAAACCAACTCTCTTCTAACTCTTTTTCAGATTCAATATGAAAACATGTTTGGCACTCTTCCCGACAAATTGCTACAAGCTGTTTTGTGTTTGAAGAGTTTTTTCCACCAATAATTATCATAATATCTGCTTTTTGAGAAAGCTCTTTTGCAGAAATCTGATTTTCAAAAGTCGCATTGCAAATCGTGTTAAAAACTCGGACTTCTTTCACTCTCCCAATTAAATAAGAAGCTATATTTAGGAAGCTTGAAAATTTTCTAGTTGTTTGAGCAACAAGTGCAATTTTGTTAGACAACTCAATATTTTCCAACTCTTTGCAACTTAAAATGACATGAGTTTTGCTATCAGAATAGCTCATAACTCCCTTTATTTCAGGGTGAGAAGAGTCTCCAAAAATCACAATCTCATATCCATTTCTACTCATATCTCGAACAATCTCTTGCGGTTTTGTTACAAAAGGACAAGTCGCATCAACATATTCAATTTCATTATCTTTCAGATATTGTAAATTATTTTTTTCAATTCCATGAGTTCTGATTATAAGTTTATCGCCGGTCGAAAAATTTTTTATATTCTCTTTTAAACCAACATTAAAGCTTTTTTTAAGTCGCTCGATTTCCAAATTATTATGAATAAGTGGGCCAAAAGTGTAGGAGTTTTGATACTCCTCTGCAATTTTTATTGCTCGTTTAACACCAAAGCAGAAACCGTGTTGTTTTGCCAATTCTATTTTCAATTTACCAAACCTCTATGTCGCTATTTTGTTTGTAAAGTTCGTCTTTCTGTTTTTTTATATAAAAAGCAGATGGCAAATCATAAATATTAAATCTTTGAATAATTTTCAACATATTGTTTGTTCCACTTCGTAACTGTTTTGTGCCATTTTTTTCACTAAAAATATCCACTTTTTGATAATAATCAACAAGAAGAACAGGAACTTCGCTTTTTATGCCTCTTATAAATTTTAATTTGGAATTATCTTTTGAGTTGTAAAAAATTATAAGGTATTCGTCTTCGGTTGGTTTGAAGGAGTCTCGTTTTTCAAAAAATTGCCATTCTGAAAAATTTATAAAGTTGTATTGTGCAAAAGTGTAGTTGTAGTAAGCAAATGATGCCGCAATCATTGCAGCACCAAAAAAGGAGGCAAATAGCCTACCAATCACGGATTTTGTCCTACGAGTTTAAAACAGCTTCTAATTTAGAACTGAAAACTTGTTTAGGAACAGCACCAATAATTTGATCTACTGCTTGACCATCTTTGAAAATGATAAGAGTTGGGATAGATCGGATTCCAAATTGGATAGCTGTTTGTTGCTCTTCGTCAGTATTTACTTTAGCAATTTTTGCTTTTCCGTCATACTCTTCAGCAAGTTCTTCAATGATTGGAGCGATCATTCTACAAGGTCCACACCAAGGAGCCCAGAAATCTACAAGAGTAACACCCTCTGCAATTGTAGAAGTAAAAGTTGCATCAGTTAATGCTAAAGGTTTTGCCATTACAAATCCTATAATAAATTTTGTAGCCGATTATACCAAACTTTCTTGAAACTATTTTTTAAAATTAAATTTTTTCCATCACCTTAAGTTCTAGTAAAATTTCACTTAGCGATGAGGTCTCGAAAAGAGAATTCTAAAATATTTAGATAGATTTTTCCATCTTTTTTTAAAATTCTATTATCATTACTCTCCTCTAAATCTCTAAGAATTCGACTCCTCTCTTTTTTTGTAAA
This genomic stretch from Thiovulum sp. ES harbors:
- a CDS encoding (E)-4-hydroxy-3-methyl-but-2-enyl pyrophosphate reductase (PFAM: LytB protein~TIGRFAM: (E)-4-hydroxy-3-methyl-but-2-enyl pyrophosphate reductase (IPP and DMAPP forming)), with amino-acid sequence MKIELAKQHGFCFGVKRAIKIAEEYQNSYTFGPLIHNNLEIERLKKSFNVGLKENIKNFSTGDKLIIRTHGIEKNNLQYLKDNEIEYVDATCPFVTKPQEIVRDMSRNGYEIVIFGDSSHPEIKGVMSYSDSKTHVILSCKELENIELSNKIALVAQTTRKFSSFLNIASYLIGRVKEVRVFNTICNATFENQISAKELSQKADIMIIIGGKNSSNTKQLVAICREECQTCFHIESEKELEESWFKNKKLCGITAGASTPDWIIEKVYTEIEKLK
- a CDS encoding thioredoxin (PFAM: Thioredoxin~TIGRFAM: thioredoxin), producing MAKPLALTDATFTSTIAEGVTLVDFWAPWCGPCRMIAPIIEELAEEYDGKAKIAKVNTDEEQQTAIQFGIRSIPTLIIFKDGQAVDQIIGAVPKQVFSSKLEAVLNS
- a CDS encoding acetyl-CoA carboxylase, biotin carboxylase subunit (PFAM: Carbamoyl-phosphate synthase L chain, ATP binding domain; Biotin carboxylase C-terminal domain; Carbamoyl-phosphate synthase L chain, N-terminal domain~TIGRFAM: acetyl-CoA carboxylase, biotin carboxylase subunit), whose translation is MKKELKRILIANRGEIVTRAIRTIKEMGKEAIVVYSTADKEASYVKMADMAICIGSEKSADSYLNIPAIISAAEITEADAIFPGYGFLSENQSFAEICTHHDIKFIGPKPETMVMMSDKSKAKDVMKEAGVPVVQGSEGALKGVSDAKKTAKEIGYPVIVKASAGGGGRGMRVVERESDMEKLFLSAESEALNAFGDGTIYMEKYIKNPRHIEVQVVADSHGNVLHVGERDCSLQRRHQKLIEETPAMILNDEVRKRLHESAVRATRYIKYEGAGTFEYLVDADLNFYFMEMNTRLQVEHTVSEMVSDLDLIEQMIRVAEGETLPKQSEIELKGHSIECRITAEDPKNFMPSPGRIQKWIAPGGKDVRIDTHVHCDYVVPPHYDSMIGKLIVYAKDRNSAIAKMKRALSEFQVAGIKTTIDFHSEMMNNEDFINNNFDTKYLEKKM
- a CDS encoding acetyl-CoA carboxylase, biotin carboxyl carrier protein (PFAM: Biotin-requiring enzyme~TIGRFAM: acetyl-CoA carboxylase, biotin carboxyl carrier protein), which gives rise to MKFDEIKELIKIFDDSGITEIDIKEGDFEILLKKGGSNTAVTEQVVEQVAVPQIPQPTAPKQVEHKSAVTMNSPMVGTFYSAPAPNAQPFVKAGDKVSKGQTIAILEAMKIMNEWESDFDCKIVKVLVEDGQPVEYGSPIFEVERI